ACCGTATAGGCGGCTAGCGGCATATTCGGATCAGACCAGACACCAAGCAAGGTGCCATCCGCAAGGATCAACCCCACCTCAGCTACCGTAAATCCGGTGTTAGTATCCAACAGCGCTGAAATCTCGATGTTGTAATCATCGACATAACGCCCCCCGGCCACTTCGACACGCGCTTTCTCCGATTTGAGGGCTGTCTCAGAGCCAGAGGGCGTATATTTGCTTGTACCCAGCGCAATATGGGTGATCTTTGCGCTTAACCCATCATTGGCCGCAGCAAAAACAGCCCTAAGGCCTGCCACGGTTAGCGTGACATTGATGGCGGTCATTTCCGTCATTGTAATTCTCCACTGATTTGCAGAAACATGATCGCGCGGCTTTGAGCGCCAAGAGCAAAGCCAGCCCCCATGGATGGCAGCTTTGCTTCACCATCACGGGCAACAAAGCCAAGGGCACGTCCAGAAACGCCAAGCCCAGCCGCTCTGCCCATTGTAGGCAGCTTTGTTTCACCTTCACCCTTGGCAAGCCCCACGGCCCGCCCAGAGGCTGCAAGACCAATCTCGGTCTCAAGACCAACACCGAGCTGGAAAGAAAAGGTCCGGCTCAACGGCTTGCTTATGGAAATCGCCTCAATGACTTTTTGCTGAAGCTTTTCGCTTAACAGCGGTAAACCTTCATATAAATGAGCGGAGGCGTAAGCAGTCACTTCAAAGGTACCGGGATCGCCTTGCGGATCTTGCTCAAACCATTCGACAATGTCCGCGCGCACCTTCATTATTTCCAGAGCGCGCTGGATGGCGTAGCGAGTGCCTTTGTATCGGTGAATATCCCATTGAGCGGCCACTGCCTCACGCTTTATCGCTTCTGGCCAATCATCATCCCAAAAGTCGGCGCTGGCCTCCCAGGCGAGCCAGGGCAAAATGTCGGCCCGACAGGTTGCTGGATCTTTCTCATGACTGAGTGCCTCGATCGCGGCAGTGATGGCATCATCCCAAAAAGACAATGTTGCAACGCGACGCTCATGATCGCTGGCATAATCGGGCAGGAATTGCGAGGCATCAAACATCAACAGCCTCCGACGTAAGCTCAACCCCTAAGCAATAGGCGATTTGGGTTTTTCCAACTGTCACACCACCAGCAGGATCAAGGTCGACCTCTTCACAATCTTCCGCATTCAGTGCGGCATAAAGCCCGGACGGGGGCAGGCTCTTGCCGATATAGGACCGGCTCTCCTGGTAATTTTCCAGCCCTTGCTGGGCTTCCCCTTCCACGACGCTTGAAGATGCGCCGGAACTGATTTTCAAATTTGCAGTGAGTTGATAGGTCACAACCTCGGCGCTGTAGACGCTCACGAGATCCGTAAGCGGTCGGCGATTTTCTGCGGATACCGTTTCCAGGACTTCCGCAATCAGATCTTCGCTTGCGGCCTGAGAGACATCCCAACCGATAATATAGATGTCCACCACGGCTGGCTGAGGGCTGATGGCAACGGCGTCCTTCACGCCCTCCACACTCATCGCCCAAAATTCATAGGCCCCGGCTGCGCCTGCGGTTGACCAGCTTTCGGGAGCCATCACAATACGGGAGCGGTAATCCTCGTCCTGCTCCTGTTCATCGGTCTCTTCATCGATCGTCTTGCGTTCGACATTGCGCGCCCAGCCGAGGACATCGAGGTCGCTGTCACTTGCGCTCGCAAGCAGGGTTGCCTTACCGGCGGTATTGATCCGGATGCGAACCTGATCGACCAACCAGGCATCAACGCCAAGATGCGCCCGCACCGGTTCATATTCGGTCTCGTCTTCAAAATCAGGATAGAGCTCGGCGTATTTTTCAACCAGCTCTCCCAGCTTGGTATCATAGTCGGCCTCATCAATG
This genomic window from uncultured Cohaesibacter sp. contains:
- a CDS encoding phage tail protein, coding for MTEMTAINVTLTVAGLRAVFAAANDGLSAKITHIALGTSKYTPSGSETALKSEKARVEVAGGRYVDDYNIEISALLDTNTGFTVAEVGLILADGTLLGVWSDPNMPLAAYTVGVPIAFGCRLGITQLPADSLTFSGDVDLQLFFDGDFARLAAMMIANARHHQEALDRIKELEVLPSRFALQAARIDSVQDQIKGLVMQIDDLKDQIETLSAT
- a CDS encoding phage tail protein I; amino-acid sequence: MFDASQFLPDYASDHERRVATLSFWDDAITAAIEALSHEKDPATCRADILPWLAWEASADFWDDDWPEAIKREAVAAQWDIHRYKGTRYAIQRALEIMKVRADIVEWFEQDPQGDPGTFEVTAYASAHLYEGLPLLSEKLQQKVIEAISISKPLSRTFSFQLGVGLETEIGLAASGRAVGLAKGEGETKLPTMGRAAGLGVSGRALGFVARDGEAKLPSMGAGFALGAQSRAIMFLQISGELQ
- a CDS encoding baseplate J/gp47 family protein — encoded protein: MSTYSDIIDLSKVDPPNLIDEADYDTKLGELVEKYAELYPDFEDETEYEPVRAHLGVDAWLVDQVRIRINTAGKATLLASASDSDLDVLGWARNVERKTIDEETDEQEQDEDYRSRIVMAPESWSTAGAAGAYEFWAMSVEGVKDAVAISPQPAVVDIYIIGWDVSQAASEDLIAEVLETVSAENRRPLTDLVSVYSAEVVTYQLTANLKISSGASSSVVEGEAQQGLENYQESRSYIGKSLPPSGLYAALNAEDCEEVDLDPAGGVTVGKTQIAYCLGVELTSEAVDV